In Streptomyces paludis, the genomic stretch GGGCGCGAGCACCACCGGCGGCTGGACGGTGTACGGGCCGATGGCGAGCGGGGCGGCCGGGAGTGTGGCCGGAGGCGCGGCCTGGAGCTGAGCGGTCATTCGGCCATTGTCCCTCACACGGGAACTTGTTAGTTAGACGTACTATCGACGACATGCACGAACTGAGCAACCGGCGCAAAACGCTGGTGCTGGCCATCTGCTGTCTGAGTCTTCTGATTGTCAGCTTGGACAACACGATCCTCAATGTCGCCCTGCCCTCCATGCAGAGAGAGCTGCACGCCTCCGTCTCCGGGCTCCAGTGGACGATCGACGCGTACACCCTCGTGCTCGCCTCCCTGCTGATGCTCTCGGGCTCGACGGCCGACCGGATCGGCCGGCGCCGGGTGTTCCAGACCGGTCTGGTGCTCTTCACGCTCGGCTCGGCGCTCTGCTCGATCGCGCCGAACCTGGAGTCGCTGGTCGCCTTCCGGATGGTGCAGGCCATAGGCGGTTCGATGCTCAATCCCGTCGCGATGTCGATCATCACCAACACCTTCACCGGGCCGCGCGAGCGGGCCCGCGCCATCGGTGTCTGGGGCGCGGTGGTGGGCATCTCGATGGCGGCGGGCCCGCTGATCGGCGGGCTGCTGGTGGACTCGGTCGGCTGGCGGTCGATCTTCTGGATCAATCTGCCGATCGGCGCCGTCGCCCTGCTGCTGACCTGGCGGTACGTCCCCGAATCGCGCGCCCCGAAGCCGCGCAGGCCCGACCCCGTGGGACAGCTGCTGGTGATCGGCGTCCTCGGCGCGCTGACGTACGCGATCATCGAGGCGCCCTCGGCGGGCTGGACCTCGCCGCTGATCGTGTCGTTCGCCGCCGTCTCGGCGCTCTCGCTGGCCGGACTGGTGCTGTACGAGCCCAGGCGCGCGGAGCCGCTGATCGATCTGCGGTTCTTCCGGAGCGCCCCGTTCAGCGGCGCGACCGTGATCGCGGTGTGCGCGTTCGCCGCGCTGGGCGGGTTCCTCTTCCTCAATACGCTCTATCTTCAGAACGTCCGGGGCTTCTCCGCGCTCCACGCCGGGCTCTACATGCTCCCGATGGCCGCCATGACCTTCTTCTGCGCGCCGCTGTCGGGGCGGCTGATCGGCAGCCGGGGGCCCCGGCTGCCGCTGCTGATCGCCGGGGCCGGGATGACGGCGAGCGGGCTGCTCTTCGCCGTGTTCGACGCGGAGCGGACCACGGCGCTGCTGTTCACCGGGTATGTGCTGTTCGGCATCGGGTTCGGCATGGTCAACGCGCCCATCACCAACACCGCCGTCTCCGGGATGCCGCGCTCCCAGGCGGGGGTGGCGGCGGCCGTCGCGTCCACCAGCCGGCAGATCGGGCAGACGCTGGGGGTCGCGGTGATCGGCGCGGTGCTGGCGGGCGGGCTGGCGGGGGCGGCGGGCTCGGCGGCGTACGGGCACGGGTTCGCGGACGTGAGCCGCGCGGCCTGGTGGATCATCACGGCGTGCGGCGCGTGCGTCCTGCTGGTCGGCCTGCTGACCAGCGGTTCCTGGGCGCGCGGTACGGCGCTGCGGACGGCGGAGCGTCTGGAGCCGGCCGCCGTCGGCGCGGGTCCGCGCGCCACAGAGGACCGGCCCGCCGAGGACCGGCCCACCGAGGGCCGGTCCGGGGCGGCTCAGACCAGGGCGGCGGCCTCCGACGCGGACCGGGATCCGGGCGCGGGCTCCTGACCCCGGGCGGGCCCGGCGGACGCCGCCTCCGGCCCCGGCACCGACTCCTGGAGCCGTACCAGCCGGCGCCGGGAATCCTCGTCCACCGGCACATAGCTCACGAGCCGGGGCCCGGACGCGGGGCCCAGCCAGAGGTTGGTGTGCGCCAGATTGAGCTGCCCGACCCGGGAGTTGACGAATCGCTTCGTCCGGTCCCCGACAGGCGCGACCACCTCGTGCCGCTCCCAGATCTCCCGGAACTCGGGCGACGCCGCGAGCAGCCGTCCGAGCAGCGTCTTCCACGGCGGCTCGGCGAGATGCTCGGCCATGGAGGCACGGAACTTGGCCACCATGATCCGGCAGGTCTCGTCGCGGTTGCCGAGCGAGGCCCGCCATCCGTCGTGGGTGAAGGCCAGCCACAGACAGTTGCGGTCCTCGGGCGGCAGCGCGTCCAGATCGCACATGAGCACCCGGTACGTGCTGTTGTACGCGAGGATGTCGTACCGGCTGTTCTGCACACAGGACGGGAACGGCTCCAGCCGCTCCAGCATCTGCCGCAGCGCGGGCGTGATGGTGGGGCAGGGCGTCCCGGGGGCCGGATCGGCGGTCGCCGCGAGGGCGAAGAGATGGTGGCGCTCCCCGGCGTCGAGCAGCAGCGCCCTGGCCAGCGCGTCCAGCACCTGCGCGGACACCTGGATGGGCCGGGCCTGCTCCAGCCACGTGTACCAGGTCACCCCGACGGCCGACAGCTGGGCGACCTCCTCACGCCGCAGTCCCGGCGTACGCCGACGTCTGCCCCGGTCCAGCCCCACCTGCTCGGGTGTGATGCGCTCGCGGCGGCTGCGCAGGAAACCCGCCAGCTCGTGCCGCCGCATCTCCGTCTCCTGGCCCGCCGTCGTACCGGGCCCCGCGGAAGTACTCATCCCTCCAGGGTGCCGCAGCGCCGACACCATTACCAGGTACGCCCGGTACCCGGATCGCGGCGGCGGCGAGCGGCGGAAATCCACTGGCCCCGAGGGCATCACCGCTGGTGAAGTGGGTGCCATGAGCACACTCAAGGACCGGGCACTGCTCCTGGGCGCCCTGCACGTCCCCGGGAAGCCCCTCGTCCTGCCCAACGCCTGGGACGCGGCCTCGGCCCGGCTCGCGGAGGAGGCCGGCGCCGCCGCCGTCGCCACCACCAGCGCCGGAGTGTCCTGGACGCTCGGGTACGGCGACGGGGACCGGCTCGACCGGGCGACCGCGCTGGCGGCGGTGGCGCGGATCGCCGCCGCCGTCCGGGTCCCGGTCACCGCCGACATCGAGAGCGGCTACGGCGCCACCCCGGCGGAGGTGGCCGACACCGTACGGGGTGTGCTGGACGCCGGGGCCGTCGGCGTCAACCTGGAGGACACACTGCGCACCGGCGACGGGCCGCTGCGGCCCGTCGCCGAGCAGGCCGCGCGGATCGCCGCCGCGCGCGCCGCCGCCGACGCCGCCGGGGTGCCGCTGTTCCTCAACGCCCGGATCGACACGCACCGGCTGCCGTCCGGGGACCTGGCCGCCCGGATCGCGGAGACGCTGGCCAGGGCCGCCGCGTACCGGGCGGCGGGCGCGGACGGGGTGTTCGTGCTCGGCGCCTTCGACCGGGCGGCCGTATCGGCCCTGGTGGACGGGGTCGAGGCGCCGCTCAACCTGCTCGCGGGGCCCGGCTCGCTGCCCGTGTCCGTACTGGCGGAGCTGGGGGTGGCCAGGATCAGCGCCGGCTCCTCGATCGCCGAGGCCGCGTACGGCCTGGCCGCGCGCGCCGCCCGCGAGCTGC encodes the following:
- a CDS encoding MFS transporter is translated as MHELSNRRKTLVLAICCLSLLIVSLDNTILNVALPSMQRELHASVSGLQWTIDAYTLVLASLLMLSGSTADRIGRRRVFQTGLVLFTLGSALCSIAPNLESLVAFRMVQAIGGSMLNPVAMSIITNTFTGPRERARAIGVWGAVVGISMAAGPLIGGLLVDSVGWRSIFWINLPIGAVALLLTWRYVPESRAPKPRRPDPVGQLLVIGVLGALTYAIIEAPSAGWTSPLIVSFAAVSALSLAGLVLYEPRRAEPLIDLRFFRSAPFSGATVIAVCAFAALGGFLFLNTLYLQNVRGFSALHAGLYMLPMAAMTFFCAPLSGRLIGSRGPRLPLLIAGAGMTASGLLFAVFDAERTTALLFTGYVLFGIGFGMVNAPITNTAVSGMPRSQAGVAAAVASTSRQIGQTLGVAVIGAVLAGGLAGAAGSAAYGHGFADVSRAAWWIITACGACVLLVGLLTSGSWARGTALRTAERLEPAAVGAGPRATEDRPAEDRPTEGRSGAAQTRAAASDADRDPGAGS
- a CDS encoding MmyB family transcriptional regulator, encoding MSTSAGPGTTAGQETEMRRHELAGFLRSRRERITPEQVGLDRGRRRRTPGLRREEVAQLSAVGVTWYTWLEQARPIQVSAQVLDALARALLLDAGERHHLFALAATADPAPGTPCPTITPALRQMLERLEPFPSCVQNSRYDILAYNSTYRVLMCDLDALPPEDRNCLWLAFTHDGWRASLGNRDETCRIMVAKFRASMAEHLAEPPWKTLLGRLLAASPEFREIWERHEVVAPVGDRTKRFVNSRVGQLNLAHTNLWLGPASGPRLVSYVPVDEDSRRRLVRLQESVPGPEAASAGPARGQEPAPGSRSASEAAALV
- a CDS encoding isocitrate lyase/PEP mutase family protein: MSTLKDRALLLGALHVPGKPLVLPNAWDAASARLAEEAGAAAVATTSAGVSWTLGYGDGDRLDRATALAAVARIAAAVRVPVTADIESGYGATPAEVADTVRGVLDAGAVGVNLEDTLRTGDGPLRPVAEQAARIAAARAAADAAGVPLFLNARIDTHRLPSGDLAARIAETLARAAAYRAAGADGVFVLGAFDRAAVSALVDGVEAPLNLLAGPGSLPVSVLAELGVARISAGSSIAEAAYGLAARAARELLTDGTYTALDGRLDYGAFNALMLDRTAAA